One stretch of Acropora muricata isolate sample 2 chromosome 12, ASM3666990v1, whole genome shotgun sequence DNA includes these proteins:
- the LOC136894063 gene encoding serine/threonine-protein kinase pim-1-like yields the protein MERPENCKDLFQIIENRYMAKSALTEREARKYFTQVLNANICCEENGVLHRDVKPENILIDMSCDEAKLIDFGLSSEIQEKPFTRFRGTKSYMPPEYYKSKQYDGCQGTVWQMGILLVDMLSPVFNAFEHIRDAFTKPPYVPSDLSPEVKNLIHSLLNINPVNRPSLKEILRHPWIVQHKS from the exons ATGGAAAGACCAGAAAATTGTAAAGACTTGTTCCAGATCATTGAGAATAGATACATGGCCAAATCTGCCTTGACAGAGAGGGAAGCACGAAAATATTTCACTCAAGTTCTGAACGCCAACATTTGCTGCGAAGAGAATGGAGTTCTGCACCGAGATGTGAAACCTGAAAATATTCTGATTGATATGAGCTGTGATGAGGCAAAGCTGATCGATTTTGGATTATCGTCGGAGATCCAAGAAAAGCCTTTTACCAGGTTTAGAG GCACAAAAAGTTACATGCCTCCAGAATACTACAAATCCAAACAATATGATGGTTGCCAAGGAACCGTGTGGCAGATGGGAATTCTTCTAGTGGATATGTTATCACCTGTTTTCAATGCATTTGAACACATACGCGATGCTTTTACGAAGCCACCCTACGTGCCCAGTGATCTCTCACCag AAGTAAAAAACCTGATCCATTCTCTGCTTAACATCAATCCAGTCAATCGCCCATCTTTGAAGGAAATCCTCCGACACCCTTGGATAGTGCAGCATAAAAGCTAA